The Burkholderia pyrrocinia genome has a segment encoding these proteins:
- a CDS encoding (Fe-S)-binding protein, translating into MNERQYPAAAPAHVYLFATCLVDLFVPEAGLDAVLLLEREGLTVHYPRGQSCCGQPAYSSGNPDEARRVAAAQLDLFAEPWPVIVPSGSCAGMIRHHWPALFADDPVHGPKARAIADRTYELAEFLVHVLDVQLDAAAANAGPDERVVLHTSCAARREMGTRVHGVALVDALPGVTRIEHERESECCGFGGTFSLKHPDISGAMVRDKVASACATGCDRLVSADCGCLLNIGHAATKAGAPLPVEHLASFLWRRTAGAASLRGDKR; encoded by the coding sequence ATGAACGAAAGGCAGTACCCCGCCGCCGCCCCCGCGCACGTCTATCTGTTCGCGACCTGCCTGGTCGACCTGTTCGTCCCCGAAGCGGGGCTCGACGCGGTCCTCCTGCTGGAGCGCGAAGGCCTGACCGTCCACTATCCGCGTGGCCAGAGCTGCTGCGGGCAGCCGGCCTACAGCAGCGGCAATCCCGACGAAGCGCGCCGCGTCGCGGCCGCGCAGCTCGACCTGTTCGCCGAACCGTGGCCCGTGATCGTGCCGTCCGGCTCGTGCGCGGGCATGATCCGGCACCATTGGCCGGCGCTGTTCGCCGACGATCCCGTCCACGGCCCGAAGGCGCGCGCGATCGCGGACCGAACCTACGAACTCGCCGAATTCCTCGTCCATGTGCTCGACGTGCAACTCGACGCGGCCGCGGCAAATGCCGGGCCCGACGAGCGCGTCGTGCTGCACACGTCGTGCGCGGCGCGCCGCGAGATGGGCACGCGCGTGCACGGCGTCGCGCTCGTCGACGCGCTGCCGGGCGTGACGCGGATCGAACACGAACGCGAATCCGAATGCTGCGGCTTCGGCGGCACGTTCTCGTTGAAGCATCCCGACATCTCCGGCGCGATGGTGCGCGACAAGGTCGCGTCGGCCTGCGCGACCGGCTGCGACCGGCTCGTGTCCGCGGACTGCGGCTGCCTGCTGAACATCGGCCACGCTGCGACCAAGGCCGGCGCGCCGCTGCCCGTCGAACATCTCGCGAGCTTCCTGTGGCGGCGCACGGCCGGCGCCGCGTCGCTGCGCGGAGACAAGCGATGA
- a CDS encoding LutC/YkgG family protein, producing MSVRAAILARLRAAAPGVAATAAPALDARIDTHYDTRRASAAHDPHTLAQAMQTALAASHAEVWCATDDEWPAQLAARLADAGVRRLLLDPARAESAALARALPDAVAPVPFDRPIDAWKTELFDTIDAGFTVARSGIAATGTVVLAPDAGTPRTVSLVPPLHVALVHANTLHIDLHAAVHAERWHAGMPTNLVLVSGPSKTSDIQQTLAYGAHGPRRLWVVIVTDPAANAMATRPAATACEELPR from the coding sequence ATGAGCGTGCGCGCCGCGATTCTCGCGCGCCTGCGCGCCGCCGCCCCGGGCGTCGCCGCGACGGCCGCCCCCGCGCTCGACGCGCGCATCGACACGCATTACGACACGCGCCGCGCATCGGCCGCGCACGATCCGCACACACTCGCACAGGCGATGCAGACCGCGCTCGCCGCATCGCACGCGGAGGTCTGGTGCGCGACCGACGACGAATGGCCCGCTCAGCTTGCCGCGCGCCTCGCCGACGCCGGCGTGCGCCGCCTGCTGCTCGACCCGGCCCGCGCCGAATCCGCGGCGCTCGCCCGCGCACTGCCCGACGCGGTCGCACCCGTGCCGTTCGACCGGCCGATCGATGCGTGGAAGACCGAACTGTTCGACACGATCGACGCGGGCTTCACCGTCGCACGCTCGGGCATCGCGGCAACCGGCACCGTCGTGCTCGCACCCGATGCCGGTACGCCGCGCACGGTGTCGCTGGTGCCGCCGCTGCATGTCGCGCTCGTCCACGCGAACACGCTCCATATAGACCTGCACGCGGCCGTGCATGCGGAGCGATGGCACGCCGGCATGCCGACCAATCTCGTGCTGGTGTCGGGGCCGTCGAAGACGTCCGACATCCAGCAGACACTCGCCTATGGCGCGCATGGCCCGCGCCGCCTGTGGGTCGTGATCGTCACCGATCCGGCTGCCAATGCCATGGCCACCCGGCCGGCCGCAACCGCTTGCGAGGAGCTGCCGCGATGA
- a CDS encoding LutB/LldF family L-lactate oxidation iron-sulfur protein: protein MSDHTLQFVAPGDFKARARAALDDPALRQSFRGAMDFLQGKRATQFPDDAELQQLRDLGEAVRQHALAQLPALLERLEAKLVEAGVHVHWAETAADANAIVLGIAQAKKARRVIKGKSMASEEIELNHYLADHGVDCIESDMGEFIVQLAGEKPSHIVMPAIHKTRGDIAGLFEKHIPGTRYTEDVDELIQTGRRALRRAFADAEIGLSGVNFAAADTGTLWLVENEGNGRLSTTVPDTHIAIMGIEKVVEKLEHIVPLSSLLTRSATGQAITTYFNLISGPRRAGERDGPRELHLVLLDNGRTQAYADEQLRTTLQCIRCGACMNHCPVYTRIGGHAYGTTYPGPIGKIISPHLLGLDATADLPTASTLCGACGEVCPVRIPIPQLLVRLRTEANRKPDEPVAHPLRGQGANYNRAEDLVWRFWSGAFAHPRAYRAFRWTATRLRALTPAKQMGWTQHRTPLEPAPRSLSDLLRARGQPE from the coding sequence ATGAGCGACCACACGCTGCAATTCGTTGCCCCCGGCGACTTCAAGGCCCGCGCGCGCGCCGCGCTCGACGATCCCGCACTGCGCCAGAGCTTTCGCGGCGCGATGGATTTCCTGCAGGGCAAGCGCGCGACGCAATTCCCCGACGATGCCGAGCTGCAGCAGTTGCGCGATCTCGGCGAAGCCGTGCGCCAGCACGCGCTCGCGCAGTTGCCCGCGCTGCTCGAACGGCTCGAGGCGAAGCTCGTCGAAGCCGGCGTGCACGTGCACTGGGCCGAAACGGCCGCCGACGCGAACGCGATCGTGCTCGGCATCGCGCAGGCGAAGAAGGCGCGTCGCGTGATCAAGGGCAAGTCGATGGCGAGCGAGGAAATCGAGCTGAACCATTACCTCGCGGATCACGGCGTCGACTGCATCGAGTCCGACATGGGCGAATTCATCGTGCAGCTTGCGGGCGAGAAGCCGTCGCATATCGTGATGCCGGCGATCCACAAGACGCGCGGCGACATCGCCGGGTTGTTCGAGAAACACATCCCAGGCACGCGCTACACGGAGGACGTCGACGAGCTGATCCAGACCGGCCGGCGCGCGCTGCGCCGCGCGTTCGCCGACGCGGAGATCGGCCTGTCGGGCGTGAACTTCGCGGCGGCCGACACGGGCACGCTATGGCTCGTCGAGAACGAAGGCAACGGCCGCCTGTCGACGACCGTGCCCGACACGCACATCGCGATCATGGGGATCGAGAAGGTCGTCGAGAAGCTCGAGCACATCGTGCCGCTGTCGAGCCTGCTCACGCGCTCGGCCACCGGCCAGGCGATCACAACCTACTTCAACCTGATCTCGGGCCCGCGCCGCGCCGGCGAACGCGACGGCCCGCGCGAACTGCATCTCGTGCTGCTCGACAACGGCCGCACGCAGGCCTACGCGGACGAACAACTGCGAACGACGCTGCAGTGCATCCGCTGCGGCGCGTGCATGAACCACTGCCCCGTCTATACGCGCATCGGCGGCCACGCCTACGGGACGACCTACCCGGGGCCGATCGGCAAGATCATCTCGCCGCACCTGCTCGGCCTCGACGCGACGGCCGACCTGCCGACCGCGTCGACGCTGTGCGGCGCATGCGGCGAGGTGTGCCCGGTCCGGATCCCGATCCCGCAACTGCTCGTGCGGCTGCGCACCGAGGCGAACCGCAAACCCGACGAACCCGTCGCGCATCCGCTGCGCGGCCAGGGCGCGAACTACAACCGCGCGGAAGACCTCGTGTGGCGCTTCTGGTCCGGCGCGTTCGCGCATCCGCGCGCGTACCGCGCGTTCCGCTGGACCGCAACGCGCCTGCGCGCGCTGACGCCCGCGAAACAGATGGGCTGGACGCAACACCGCACGCCGCTCGAACCGGCGCCGCGCAGCCTGTCCGACCTGCTGCGCGCACGCGGCCAGCCCGAATAG
- a CDS encoding lactate permease LctP family transporter has protein sequence MQVWHQIYTPLGSLGLSAFVAAIPIIFFFVALAALRMKGHVAATVTLLLSLGVAILAYGMPVPQALAAAAFGFAYGLWPIAWIIVAAVFLYKIVVKTGQFDVIRASVLSITDDQRLQMLLIGFSFGAFLEGAAGFGAPVAITAALLVGLGFKPLHAAGLCLIANTAPVAFGAMGIPIIVAGQVTGIDPFHIGAMAGRQLPLLSLAVPFWLVFMMDGLRGVRQTWPAALVAGGSFAVTQYFTSNHIGPELPDITSSLVSLVALAAFLKVWQPRTAQQPAGGLVASGGGAALAGFGAGGFGTGTSRQASPYTLVQTVRAWSPFLILTAVVTVWSIAPFKALFAAHGALASTVLKFHVAGLDQLVVKTAPIAATPKALDAVLKIDLVSAVGSAILVTALISMALLRMKPRDALVTFGETLKELTRPILSIGLVLAFAFVANYSGMSSTLALMLAATGAAFPFFSPFLGWLGVFLTGSDTSSNALFCSLQQATAHQLGVPETLAVAANTTGGVTAKMISPQSIAVACAATGLVGKESELFRFTVRHSLLFAVIVGLITLVQAYVLPGMVP, from the coding sequence ATGCAGGTTTGGCATCAGATCTACACCCCGCTCGGCAGCCTCGGGCTGTCGGCGTTCGTCGCCGCGATCCCGATCATCTTCTTTTTCGTCGCGCTGGCCGCGCTGCGGATGAAGGGCCATGTCGCGGCCACGGTCACGCTGCTGCTGTCGCTCGGCGTCGCGATCCTCGCGTACGGAATGCCCGTGCCGCAGGCGCTCGCGGCGGCCGCCTTCGGCTTCGCATACGGCCTGTGGCCGATCGCGTGGATCATCGTCGCGGCCGTGTTCCTGTACAAGATCGTCGTGAAGACCGGCCAGTTCGACGTCATCCGCGCGTCCGTGCTGTCGATCACCGACGACCAGCGCCTGCAGATGCTGCTGATCGGCTTCTCGTTCGGCGCGTTCCTCGAAGGCGCGGCCGGCTTCGGCGCGCCCGTCGCGATCACGGCCGCGCTGCTCGTCGGCCTCGGTTTCAAGCCGCTTCACGCGGCCGGGCTGTGCCTGATCGCGAACACCGCGCCGGTCGCGTTCGGCGCGATGGGCATCCCGATCATCGTCGCCGGGCAGGTGACGGGCATCGACCCGTTCCACATCGGCGCGATGGCCGGCCGCCAGCTGCCGCTGCTGTCGCTCGCGGTGCCGTTCTGGCTCGTGTTCATGATGGACGGGCTGCGCGGCGTGCGGCAGACCTGGCCGGCCGCGCTCGTCGCGGGCGGCAGCTTCGCGGTCACGCAGTACTTCACGTCGAACCACATCGGGCCCGAGCTGCCGGACATCACGTCGTCGCTCGTCAGCCTCGTCGCGCTCGCGGCGTTCCTGAAAGTGTGGCAGCCGCGCACCGCGCAGCAGCCGGCCGGCGGCCTCGTCGCGTCCGGCGGCGGCGCGGCGCTGGCCGGGTTCGGCGCGGGCGGCTTCGGCACGGGCACGAGCCGGCAGGCGTCGCCGTACACACTCGTGCAGACCGTGCGCGCGTGGTCGCCGTTCCTGATCCTGACGGCCGTCGTCACCGTGTGGAGCATCGCGCCGTTCAAGGCGCTGTTCGCCGCGCACGGTGCGCTCGCGTCGACCGTGCTGAAGTTTCACGTGGCCGGGCTCGACCAGCTCGTCGTGAAGACCGCGCCGATCGCCGCGACGCCGAAGGCGCTCGACGCCGTGCTGAAGATCGATCTCGTGTCGGCGGTGGGCAGCGCGATCCTCGTGACCGCGCTGATCTCGATGGCGCTGTTGCGGATGAAGCCGCGCGACGCGCTCGTCACGTTCGGCGAGACGCTGAAGGAGCTGACGCGCCCGATCCTGTCGATCGGCCTCGTGCTTGCATTCGCGTTCGTCGCGAACTACTCGGGGATGTCGTCGACGCTCGCGCTGATGCTGGCCGCGACCGGCGCCGCGTTCCCGTTCTTCTCGCCGTTCCTCGGCTGGCTCGGCGTGTTCCTGACCGGCTCGGACACGTCGTCGAACGCCCTGTTCTGCTCGCTGCAGCAGGCCACGGCCCATCAGCTCGGCGTGCCCGAGACGCTCGCGGTCGCCGCGAACACGACGGGCGGCGTGACCGCGAAGATGATCTCGCCGCAGTCGATCGCGGTCGCGTGCGCGGCGACAGGCCTCGTCGGCAAGGAGTCAGAGCTGTTCCGCTTCACGGTGCGGCACAGCCTGCTGTTCGCGGTGATCGTCGGGTTGATCACGCTCGTGCAGGCGTACGTGCTGCCGGGGATGGTGCCGTAA
- a CDS encoding M48 family metalloprotease has translation MQLKKAVAACGVAFLLSACGGVQSLDANSLTSAGTNLFKAATLSDADIAALSNDSCKSSDAESKIAPANSAYSKRLTKVMKGFGDMTLNGQKINYKVYMTKDVNAWAMGNGCVRVYSGLMDMMNDDELRGVIGHEMGHVALGHSKKAMQTAYAVSAARSAAGAASPGVAALSSSQLGDITEKFINAQFSQTQESAADDYSFDLMKQKGMTQKGLVTGFQKLAKLDGGQSSMMSSHPSSASRAQHIEDRIAKGN, from the coding sequence ATGCAACTCAAGAAAGCGGTGGCAGCGTGTGGCGTGGCGTTTCTGTTGAGCGCGTGCGGCGGGGTACAGAGCCTCGACGCGAACAGCCTGACGTCGGCGGGGACGAACCTGTTCAAGGCAGCGACGCTGTCGGATGCAGACATCGCCGCGCTGTCGAACGACTCGTGCAAGTCCAGCGACGCCGAATCGAAGATCGCGCCGGCGAACAGCGCGTATTCGAAGCGCCTGACGAAGGTGATGAAGGGCTTCGGCGACATGACGCTGAACGGCCAGAAGATCAACTACAAGGTCTACATGACCAAGGACGTCAACGCGTGGGCGATGGGCAACGGCTGCGTGCGCGTGTACAGCGGCCTGATGGACATGATGAACGACGACGAGCTGCGCGGCGTGATCGGCCATGAAATGGGCCACGTCGCACTGGGTCACTCGAAGAAGGCGATGCAGACGGCGTACGCGGTGAGCGCGGCGCGCAGCGCGGCCGGCGCGGCATCGCCGGGCGTGGCGGCGCTGTCGAGCTCGCAGCTCGGCGACATCACCGAGAAGTTCATCAACGCGCAGTTCTCGCAGACGCAGGAAAGCGCGGCGGACGACTACTCGTTCGACCTGATGAAGCAGAAGGGCATGACCCAGAAGGGCCTCGTCACCGGATTCCAGAAGCTCGCGAAGCTCGATGGCGGCCAGAGCTCGATGATGAGCTCGCACCCGTCGTCGGCGAGCCGTGCGCAGCACATCGAGGATCGCATCGCGAAGGGCAACTGA
- a CDS encoding glycosyltransferase family 2 protein, with protein MSKLHASSTHLVLIPSYNPGAKVDTTVRNARAQWNPVWVVVDGSTDGSAERLQAMAEDDPGLRVIVLPENRGKGAAVLAGLDAAAASGFTHVLTMDSDGQHPADLIPAFMAASQAAPDAMVLGVPKFDASAPQLRVQGRRLSNAWADLETLWAGIGDSLYGFRVYPVAPLAAIMRRQPWMRGFDFDPEAAVRLCWAGVRPIRIDAPVRYFGRHEGGVSHFHYGRDNALLAWMHLRLFIGFAVRLPMLVARRLTRRRDQTA; from the coding sequence ATGTCCAAGCTGCACGCCTCGTCCACCCATCTTGTGCTGATTCCGAGCTACAACCCGGGCGCCAAGGTCGACACGACCGTGCGCAATGCCCGCGCGCAGTGGAATCCGGTATGGGTCGTCGTCGACGGCAGCACCGACGGCAGCGCCGAGCGGCTGCAGGCGATGGCCGAGGACGATCCCGGGTTGCGCGTGATCGTGCTGCCGGAGAACCGCGGCAAGGGCGCCGCGGTGCTCGCGGGGCTCGACGCGGCTGCCGCGAGCGGCTTCACTCACGTGTTGACGATGGATTCCGACGGCCAGCATCCGGCCGACCTGATTCCTGCTTTCATGGCCGCGTCGCAGGCCGCGCCCGATGCGATGGTGCTCGGCGTGCCGAAGTTCGACGCGAGTGCGCCGCAGTTGCGCGTGCAGGGGCGCCGGCTGTCGAACGCATGGGCCGACCTCGAGACGTTGTGGGCCGGGATCGGCGATTCGCTGTACGGCTTTCGCGTGTATCCGGTCGCGCCGCTCGCCGCGATCATGCGGCGCCAGCCGTGGATGCGCGGCTTCGACTTCGATCCGGAAGCGGCCGTGCGGCTGTGCTGGGCCGGCGTGCGTCCGATCCGCATCGACGCGCCGGTGCGCTATTTCGGCCGGCACGAGGGCGGCGTGTCGCATTTCCACTACGGCCGCGACAACGCGCTGCTTGCATGGATGCACCTGCGGCTTTTCATCGGTTTCGCGGTGCGGCTGCCGATGCTGGTCGCGCGGCGGCTGACGCGCCGCCGCGACCAGACGGCCTGA
- a CDS encoding endoribonuclease L-PSP, with product MSVHPVDAERRPCSLSSAPAPVARGQAAAGSDALRSGAPLAHGGDRALRLVQMSHARLAASLHDARMRGAGFDRAFPGALGAVCIGAAGLQRESYAESQAESHADAAARMLTDAAPDLPVAPVQMALLGAGVAADEAVCEIWQCNARDLRSERRGGLHYRYSEAAGLVFGSIVVQEKPGAQRDGGTPLERATHDAYRALFDVLDTLGMPHPLRIWNTVPAINAVQFGIERYRQFNIGRQHAFDACRRALTGGVPAACALGSVVPVAGDASPDAPLAIHFLASRTPADPVENPRQVSAYHYPAQYGPRAPTFARAAAWADRDAAPVLFVSGTASIVGHRTVHHGDVVAQTRETVANLAAVLEQAARQGHGPFSLADLSYRVYVRDAGDAAALAGIDRVLRDAAGPGVRPLFVHADVCRDDLLVEIEASAGHAVEWLS from the coding sequence GTGTCCGTGCATCCAGTCGACGCCGAACGGCGTCCGTGTTCCCTGTCGTCAGCTCCCGCGCCCGTCGCGCGCGGGCAGGCGGCGGCCGGATCGGACGCATTGCGATCGGGCGCGCCGCTCGCGCACGGCGGCGACCGCGCTCTGCGGCTCGTCCAGATGAGTCATGCGCGGCTCGCCGCGTCGCTGCACGATGCGCGCATGCGTGGCGCAGGATTCGACCGTGCGTTTCCGGGCGCGTTGGGCGCGGTGTGTATCGGCGCGGCCGGGTTGCAGCGCGAATCGTATGCAGAATCGCAGGCTGAGTCGCACGCCGATGCGGCAGCGCGGATGCTGACCGATGCCGCGCCCGATCTGCCGGTTGCGCCGGTGCAGATGGCGCTGCTCGGTGCCGGCGTCGCAGCGGACGAGGCCGTCTGCGAAATCTGGCAATGCAATGCTCGCGACCTGCGCAGCGAACGGCGGGGCGGGCTGCACTATCGCTACAGCGAAGCGGCGGGGCTCGTGTTCGGCAGCATCGTCGTGCAGGAAAAGCCCGGCGCGCAGCGCGACGGCGGCACGCCGCTCGAGCGCGCGACGCACGATGCATACCGCGCGCTGTTCGACGTGCTCGATACGCTCGGCATGCCGCATCCGCTGCGCATCTGGAACACCGTGCCGGCGATCAATGCCGTGCAGTTCGGGATCGAACGCTATCGTCAGTTCAATATCGGCCGCCAGCACGCCTTCGACGCGTGCCGCCGCGCACTGACGGGCGGCGTGCCGGCCGCGTGCGCGCTCGGTTCGGTCGTGCCGGTCGCGGGCGACGCGTCGCCGGACGCGCCGCTCGCGATCCATTTCCTCGCGAGCCGCACGCCGGCCGATCCGGTCGAGAACCCGCGCCAGGTCAGCGCGTATCACTACCCGGCGCAGTACGGCCCGCGTGCGCCGACGTTCGCGCGCGCAGCCGCCTGGGCGGATCGCGACGCCGCGCCGGTGCTGTTCGTATCGGGCACCGCGAGCATCGTCGGGCACCGCACCGTGCATCACGGCGACGTCGTCGCGCAAACGCGCGAGACGGTCGCGAACCTCGCGGCCGTGCTCGAGCAGGCCGCGCGGCAGGGGCATGGCCCGTTCTCGCTCGCCGACCTGAGCTATCGCGTCTACGTGCGCGATGCCGGCGATGCCGCGGCGCTTGCCGGGATCGATCGTGTGCTGCGCGATGCGGCCGGCCCCGGCGTGCGGCCGCTGTTCGTCCATGCGGACGTATGCCGCGACGACCTGCTGGTCGAGATCGAAGCCAGCGCGGGGCACGCAGTGGAGTGGCTGTCATGA
- the fabG gene encoding 3-oxoacyl-ACP reductase FabG, whose amino-acid sequence MRALVTGGSGALGQAICTALAQAGHEVWVHANRHLAQAEAVAQQIVAAGGTARAIAFDVTDADATLAALAPLADESPVQILVNNAGIHDDAPMAGMSRQQWHSVIDVTLNGFFNVTQPLLLPMIRTRRGRIVNIASVAGVTGNRGQVNYAAAKAGLIGATKSLSLELASRGITVNAVAPGIIESPMAEQAFPAERIKQLVPAQRAGRPDEVAAMVAYLVSDAAAYVTGQVMSVNGGLA is encoded by the coding sequence ATGCGGGCGCTCGTGACGGGCGGCAGCGGCGCACTCGGGCAGGCGATCTGCACGGCGCTCGCGCAGGCCGGCCATGAAGTGTGGGTCCATGCGAACCGCCATCTCGCGCAGGCGGAGGCCGTCGCGCAGCAGATCGTCGCGGCCGGCGGCACCGCGCGCGCGATCGCGTTCGACGTGACCGACGCCGATGCGACGCTCGCCGCGCTGGCGCCGCTCGCCGACGAGTCGCCGGTGCAGATTCTCGTCAACAACGCGGGCATCCACGACGACGCGCCGATGGCCGGCATGTCGCGCCAGCAGTGGCACAGCGTGATCGACGTGACGCTCAACGGTTTTTTCAACGTCACGCAGCCGCTGCTGCTGCCGATGATCCGCACGCGGCGCGGGCGGATCGTCAACATCGCGTCGGTGGCCGGCGTGACCGGCAATCGCGGACAGGTCAATTACGCGGCCGCGAAGGCGGGGCTGATCGGCGCGACGAAATCGTTGTCGCTGGAGCTCGCGTCGCGCGGCATCACCGTGAACGCGGTCGCGCCCGGCATCATCGAATCGCCGATGGCCGAACAGGCGTTTCCCGCCGAACGGATCAAGCAGCTCGTGCCCGCGCAGCGCGCGGGCCGGCCCGACGAAGTCGCGGCGATGGTCGCGTATCTGGTGTCCGACGCCGCGGCCTATGTGACGGGGCAGGTGATGTCCGTCAACGGCGGGCTCGCATGA
- a CDS encoding phosphopantetheine-binding protein, with the protein MGRLPARMMNALEQELATLIIGELNLEDVPLETVTDETPLYGEGFGLDSIDILEIALLISKKYGFELRSDNPDNQKIFATLGALAAYVAAHRTK; encoded by the coding sequence ATGGGCCGCCTGCCCGCACGCATGATGAACGCACTGGAACAAGAGCTCGCCACGCTGATCATCGGCGAACTGAATCTCGAAGACGTCCCGCTCGAAACAGTGACGGACGAGACCCCGCTGTATGGCGAAGGTTTCGGGCTCGACTCCATCGACATCCTGGAAATCGCGCTGCTGATCTCGAAGAAATACGGCTTCGAACTGCGCTCGGACAATCCGGATAACCAGAAGATCTTTGCGACGCTCGGCGCGCTGGCCGCGTACGTCGCCGCGCATCGCACGAAGTGA
- a CDS encoding membrane protein, translating to MSRLLPVVRGVAAVGAVAAYQAGAHYAVATPGAHGFGLAMALVPPLLLALGVALRSPHRAWFVPAWLLAAAALWAARAPLAQHFEWGLYLEHASFNVAMALLFGRTLAAGEVPLCTRFAAMIRGTVTPAVARYTRQITLAWTLFFVAIAAVSTLLFATAPIVAWSTFANYLSLPLVAVMFAAEHACRRFALPHEPRSRMVDAVRAYRATTHASQASR from the coding sequence ATGAGCCGGCTGCTGCCCGTCGTGCGCGGCGTCGCTGCGGTCGGCGCCGTGGCGGCCTACCAGGCCGGCGCGCACTACGCGGTCGCGACGCCCGGCGCGCACGGCTTCGGCCTCGCGATGGCGCTCGTGCCGCCGCTGCTGCTCGCGCTCGGCGTGGCCCTGCGCTCGCCGCATCGCGCATGGTTCGTGCCGGCATGGCTGCTGGCCGCCGCCGCGCTGTGGGCCGCGCGCGCGCCGCTCGCGCAGCACTTCGAATGGGGCCTGTATCTGGAACACGCGAGCTTCAACGTCGCGATGGCGCTGCTGTTCGGCCGCACGCTCGCGGCCGGCGAGGTGCCGCTGTGCACGCGCTTCGCGGCGATGATCCGCGGCACCGTCACGCCGGCCGTCGCACGCTATACGCGGCAGATCACGCTCGCGTGGACACTGTTCTTCGTCGCGATCGCCGCCGTGTCGACGCTGCTGTTCGCGACCGCGCCGATCGTCGCGTGGTCGACGTTCGCGAACTACCTGTCGCTGCCGCTCGTCGCCGTGATGTTCGCCGCCGAGCATGCGTGCCGGCGCTTCGCGCTGCCGCACGAGCCGCGGTCGCGGATGGTCGACGCGGTGCGCGCGTATCGTGCGACAACCCACGCGTCGCAGGCGTCACGATGA